One segment of Streptomyces sp. NA02950 DNA contains the following:
- a CDS encoding PucR family transcriptional regulator, which translates to MDARTLGELLDTLGESTLRLLTAPAGLAAPVTEVLLYDAEAPLPARAPGALLLAVGVRAGAAGPLVREAAGAGLAGLVVRGKDEPPTETLAEAEEHGLPLLAVDEDAAWHHVHLLLAQAIGARPSPTAGGAALGDLFSLVNAVATAVGGATVIEDPRQRILAYSTVPGQAVDEPRRQGILGRQVPGSPGNTEQYRVLFASQGPVRLAALGGDELPRLAIAVRAGGETLGSLWTVDDGTLAPDAEQALAQGASTAALLLLRARAAEELSRHLTGDLLRRLLDGTAEPATAADRLGLAPGSPVRVAAFALDGAASAPDGEQAALRLLDLVRLQCEARYGRHACVLVDGVVYALLPVAGEPGGRGGERQRRLAEDIVRRAGKALRVPVRAGIGDVVTGLAEIRGSRDDADLVLRVLGPGESVATVAEVRPRAVLLRLAEVIGARRELTAGGWRDVLAYDAEHGTDYARTLVCWLDAGCDMARAAKLLAVHPNTCRYRLRQAQAHVGIDIDDPDERLVLWLQLRTLAGLRGDESP; encoded by the coding sequence ATGGACGCCCGCACCCTCGGCGAGCTCCTCGACACTCTGGGTGAGTCCACGCTGCGGCTGCTCACCGCCCCGGCCGGTCTCGCCGCCCCCGTCACCGAGGTCCTGCTGTACGACGCCGAGGCCCCGCTTCCGGCTCGCGCGCCGGGCGCCCTGCTGCTGGCGGTCGGTGTGCGGGCGGGTGCCGCCGGACCGCTGGTGCGCGAGGCGGCGGGCGCCGGTCTGGCCGGACTCGTCGTACGCGGCAAGGACGAGCCTCCCACCGAGACACTCGCGGAGGCGGAGGAGCACGGGCTGCCCCTGCTCGCCGTCGACGAGGACGCCGCCTGGCACCACGTCCACCTGCTGCTGGCCCAGGCGATCGGGGCCCGGCCCTCTCCCACGGCCGGCGGTGCCGCGCTCGGCGACCTCTTCTCGCTCGTCAACGCCGTGGCCACGGCCGTGGGCGGCGCCACCGTCATCGAAGACCCGCGCCAGCGCATCCTCGCCTACTCCACCGTCCCCGGGCAGGCCGTCGACGAGCCCCGGAGACAGGGCATCCTCGGCCGTCAGGTGCCGGGCAGCCCCGGGAACACCGAGCAGTACCGCGTGCTGTTCGCCTCGCAGGGCCCCGTGCGCCTCGCCGCCCTCGGCGGTGACGAACTGCCGCGGCTGGCCATCGCCGTCCGGGCGGGCGGGGAGACCCTCGGCTCGCTGTGGACCGTGGACGACGGGACCCTCGCCCCCGACGCCGAGCAGGCCCTCGCCCAGGGCGCCTCCACGGCGGCCCTGCTCCTGCTGCGGGCGCGAGCGGCCGAGGAGCTGTCCCGGCATCTGACGGGTGATCTGCTGCGCCGGCTGCTGGACGGCACCGCCGAGCCCGCCACCGCCGCCGACCGCCTCGGCCTGGCCCCCGGCAGCCCGGTGCGGGTGGCCGCGTTCGCGCTCGACGGTGCGGCCTCCGCGCCGGACGGCGAACAGGCCGCGCTGCGGCTGCTGGATCTCGTACGGCTGCAGTGCGAGGCGCGGTACGGGCGGCACGCGTGCGTCCTCGTCGACGGGGTGGTGTACGCGCTGCTGCCGGTGGCCGGCGAGCCGGGCGGGCGCGGTGGCGAGCGGCAGCGACGCCTCGCCGAGGACATCGTGCGGCGCGCCGGGAAGGCGCTGCGGGTGCCGGTGCGGGCCGGGATCGGCGATGTGGTGACGGGCCTCGCGGAGATACGCGGCTCACGGGACGACGCCGACCTGGTGCTGCGGGTCCTCGGGCCGGGCGAGTCGGTCGCGACGGTGGCCGAGGTCCGCCCCCGCGCCGTCCTGCTCCGGCTCGCCGAGGTCATCGGCGCCCGGCGGGAGTTGACGGCGGGGGGCTGGCGGGACGTCCTGGCGTACGACGCCGAACACGGCACGGACTACGCCAGGACTTTGGTGTGCTGGCTGGACGCCGGATGCGACATGGCCCGGGCGGCGAAACTGCTCGCCGTGCACCCCAACACTTGCCGCTACCGCCTCAGGCAGGCGCAGGCGCACGTCGGTATCGACATCGACGATCCGGATGAGCGCCTGGTGTTGTGGCTCCAGCTGCGGACGCTCGCCGGGCTGCGGGGTGACGAGTCGCCGTAG
- the dapE gene encoding succinyl-diaminopimelate desuccinylase produces the protein MTRLDPSTDVVALTRALVDTPSESGDEAALADAVEAALRALPHLTVERIGNSVVARTGPRRDQRVIIAGHLDTVPAAGNLPSRLDGDLLHGLGACDMKGGVAVALRLAATLTAPVRDVTYVFYECEEVSGDRNGLARIAAERPDLLQADLAILMEPSDAGVEAGCQGVLMADITVRGERAHTARSWMGVNAAHRAAVVLQRLEDHTAERVVIDGLEYREGLSAVAVRSGVADNVVPDLCVITVNLRFAPSRSPEQAEAYLRDLFPEPVYEVEITEVTPGAAPGLGRPAVASLVEVLGVAPRPKLGWTDVARFASLGTPALNYGPGDPTLAHTAGEYVPIAQLRECERRLTDWLGG, from the coding sequence ATGACTCGTCTCGACCCGTCCACCGACGTCGTGGCCCTCACTCGCGCCCTGGTCGACACCCCCTCCGAAAGCGGTGACGAGGCGGCACTCGCCGACGCCGTCGAGGCCGCGCTGCGCGCCCTGCCGCATCTCACGGTCGAGCGGATCGGCAACTCCGTCGTGGCCCGCACCGGCCCGCGCCGCGACCAGCGTGTGATCATCGCCGGGCACCTCGACACCGTCCCCGCCGCCGGGAACCTCCCCTCCCGTCTCGACGGGGACCTCCTCCACGGCCTCGGAGCCTGCGACATGAAGGGCGGCGTCGCGGTCGCCCTCCGTCTCGCGGCGACGCTCACCGCCCCCGTGCGCGACGTCACCTACGTCTTCTACGAATGCGAGGAGGTCTCCGGCGACCGCAACGGACTCGCCCGGATCGCCGCCGAACGCCCCGACCTGCTCCAGGCCGATCTGGCGATCCTCATGGAGCCCTCCGACGCCGGTGTCGAGGCGGGCTGCCAGGGTGTGCTGATGGCCGACATCACCGTTCGCGGCGAGCGCGCGCACACCGCCCGCTCCTGGATGGGCGTCAACGCCGCCCACCGTGCCGCCGTCGTCCTCCAGCGGTTGGAGGACCACACCGCCGAGCGCGTCGTCATCGACGGCCTGGAATACCGCGAAGGGCTCAGCGCCGTCGCCGTGCGCTCGGGCGTCGCCGACAACGTCGTCCCCGACCTGTGCGTGATCACGGTCAATCTGCGGTTCGCGCCCAGTCGTTCGCCCGAGCAGGCCGAGGCGTACCTCCGCGATCTCTTCCCCGAGCCCGTGTACGAGGTCGAGATCACCGAGGTCACACCGGGCGCCGCTCCGGGCCTCGGCCGGCCCGCCGTGGCCTCGCTGGTCGAGGTCCTGGGCGTGGCACCCCGGCCCAAACTGGGCTGGACCGACGTCGCCCGCTTCGCCTCGCTCGGCACGCCCGCGCTCAACTACGGCCCCGGCGACCCGACCCTCGCGCACACCGCGGGGGAGTACGTCCCCATCGCGCAGCTGCGCGAGTGCGAGCGGCGGCTCACGGACTGGCTCGGCGGCTGA
- a CDS encoding amino acid permease, producing the protein MRTHPRGGQQSPGEDAGGKNRLTRRRSVSSLVADASGGPLRRTMGLTQLTLLSVGATLGTGIFVVLGQAVPEAGPAVVISFVLAGVTALFSALSYAELAGMIPGAGSSYSYTYATLGELVAWVCGWCLILEYGVSVAAVAVGWGQYVNELLQLTVHWTLPDSLAAPPGTGGVLNIPAAAIVILAMVVLLRGARESAVANTIMVAVKIAALALFCAVAFTAFRAGNFQPLFPLGTAGMSAGAASLFFSYIGFDAASTAGEEAKNPQRDLPRAIILSLGLVTALYCAVALAAVGAMPWQRFEGTEATLSEVLVRSVGGGALWPILLSAGAVVATTSVVLTVQYGQTRILYSMSRDGLVPPVFSTVHPRTGVPRANIVIVSLFVTVLAALVPLGALADATSIGTLFAFTLVNVAVLILRRRSPEAPRSFRVPLSPVTPLLGVACCGYVMYGLGADTWIAFGAWMAVGLAVYGLYGIRHSRLQQLGQADPDAATEETAR; encoded by the coding sequence GTGCGGACACACCCGCGCGGCGGGCAGCAGAGCCCGGGGGAAGACGCGGGTGGCAAGAACAGGTTGACCAGGCGACGCAGCGTGTCGAGCCTGGTCGCCGACGCGAGCGGCGGCCCGCTGCGCCGCACCATGGGGCTTACCCAGCTCACGCTGCTCAGCGTCGGTGCCACGCTCGGCACCGGAATCTTCGTGGTCCTCGGCCAGGCGGTGCCGGAGGCCGGTCCGGCGGTCGTGATCTCCTTCGTGCTCGCCGGGGTCACAGCGCTGTTTTCCGCCCTCTCGTACGCCGAGCTGGCGGGCATGATCCCGGGCGCCGGATCCTCGTACAGCTACACCTACGCCACCCTCGGCGAACTGGTCGCCTGGGTCTGCGGCTGGTGTCTGATCCTCGAGTACGGCGTCTCGGTGGCCGCGGTCGCGGTCGGCTGGGGTCAGTACGTCAACGAACTGCTCCAGCTCACCGTCCACTGGACCCTGCCCGACTCGCTCGCGGCACCGCCCGGCACGGGCGGGGTGCTGAACATCCCCGCCGCCGCGATCGTCATCCTCGCCATGGTGGTGCTGCTGCGCGGCGCCCGGGAGAGCGCGGTCGCCAACACCATCATGGTGGCGGTGAAGATCGCCGCACTCGCGCTGTTCTGCGCGGTCGCCTTCACCGCGTTCCGCGCCGGGAACTTCCAGCCGCTCTTCCCGCTCGGCACGGCCGGCATGAGCGCGGGCGCCGCCTCGCTCTTCTTCTCCTACATCGGCTTCGACGCCGCCTCGACGGCGGGCGAGGAGGCCAAGAACCCACAGCGCGACCTGCCACGCGCCATCATCCTCTCGCTCGGCCTGGTCACCGCTCTGTACTGCGCGGTCGCGCTGGCGGCGGTCGGGGCCATGCCATGGCAGCGGTTCGAGGGCACCGAGGCCACGCTCAGCGAGGTCCTGGTCCGTTCGGTCGGCGGCGGTGCGCTGTGGCCGATCCTGCTGTCCGCCGGCGCGGTCGTCGCCACCACGAGCGTCGTCCTCACCGTGCAGTACGGGCAGACCCGCATCCTCTACTCGATGTCCCGCGACGGGCTCGTCCCACCGGTGTTCTCCACCGTCCATCCGCGGACCGGAGTGCCACGCGCCAATATCGTCATCGTCTCCCTCTTCGTCACGGTCCTCGCCGCGCTCGTGCCGCTGGGCGCGCTCGCCGACGCCACCAGCATCGGCACCCTCTTCGCCTTCACCCTGGTCAACGTGGCCGTCCTGATCCTGCGCCGCCGCAGCCCGGAGGCACCGCGCAGCTTCCGGGTGCCCCTCTCGCCCGTGACACCGCTGCTGGGAGTGGCCTGCTGCGGCTATGTGATGTACGGGCTCGGTGCCGACACCTGGATCGCGTTCGGCGCCTGGATGGCCGTGGGGCTGGCCGTCTACGGGCTGTACGGCATCAGGCACTCCAGGCTCCAACAGCTCGGCCAGGCCGACCCCGACGCCGCCACCGAGGAGACCGCACGATGA
- a CDS encoding sulfatase/phosphatase domain-containing protein translates to MGRPRLDQEVGAYRPAHEVPFYLSWPGGGLGAGTTDNRIVANIDIVPTILDAAGITPTHSQDGKSLLSSHTRDHPRPTAPPGTSASEWPPHSWPIVQSEACFLG, encoded by the coding sequence CTGGGCCGACCACGGCTGGACCAAGAAGTCGGTGCCTACCGCCCGGCCCACGAGGTGCCGTTCTACCTGTCCTGGCCGGGCGGCGGCCTGGGCGCCGGGACCACCGACAACCGCATCGTCGCCAACATCGACATTGTGCCCACCATCCTGGACGCGGCCGGGATCACCCCGACCCACTCGCAGGACGGGAAGTCGCTGCTCTCCTCCCACACCCGCGACCACCCACGCCCGACAGCTCCACCGGGAACATCGGCTTCCGAGTGGCCGCCTCATTCTTGGCCGATTGTGCAAAGTGAAGCTTGCTTTCTTGGCTGA
- a CDS encoding sulfatase-like hydrolase/transferase — protein sequence MAAAGSAAAATRPNILLSRSSVFSGRYAHNHGVRNNKASCQLDQSTTVQRYLKQAGYRSGLFGKYLNSWTLSDNPPHFEEFALLQPGYVDAQWNVNGTVQTINGYTTPSSRTGP from the coding sequence GTGGCGGCCGCCGGTTCCGCTGCTGCCGCCACCCGCCCGAACATCCTGCTGTCGCGGTCATCGGTCTTCAGCGGCCGCTACGCCCACAACCACGGGGTCCGCAACAACAAGGCCTCCTGCCAGCTGGACCAGAGCACCACGGTGCAGCGCTACCTGAAGCAGGCGGGGTACCGCAGCGGCCTGTTCGGCAAGTACCTCAACTCCTGGACTCTCTCGGACAACCCACCGCACTTCGAGGAGTTCGCGCTGCTGCAGCCGGGGTACGTCGACGCCCAGTGGAACGTCAACGGCACCGTCCAGACGATCAACGGCTACACCACACCGTCGTCAAGAACCGGACCCTGA
- a CDS encoding HNH endonuclease family protein produces the protein MAPLSAIALSLTVLSPAAATPPNIPSASTAQTELNTLTVASEGSMTGYSRDLFPHWITISGTCNTRETVLKRDGTNVVVDGSCYPTSGSWYSPYDGATWYAASDVDIDHVVPLAEAWRSGASSWTTSKRQSFANDLSYPQLIAVTDNVNQAKGDQDPSTWQPSRTTYRCTYAKMWVHVKYHWGLKVQSSEKSALQSMINTC, from the coding sequence ATGGCGCCGTTGAGCGCCATCGCGCTGTCCTTGACCGTGCTTTCTCCCGCGGCCGCCACGCCGCCCAACATCCCCAGCGCCTCCACCGCACAGACCGAGCTCAACACGCTGACCGTGGCATCCGAGGGGTCGATGACCGGGTACTCCCGCGACCTCTTCCCGCACTGGATCACCATCTCCGGAACCTGCAACACCCGCGAGACCGTGCTCAAGCGGGACGGTACGAACGTGGTCGTCGACGGCTCCTGCTACCCGACCTCGGGCAGCTGGTACAGCCCGTACGACGGCGCCACCTGGTACGCGGCCTCCGACGTGGACATCGACCACGTGGTGCCGCTGGCTGAGGCCTGGCGCTCGGGGGCGAGCAGCTGGACCACCAGCAAGCGGCAGTCCTTCGCCAACGACCTGAGCTACCCGCAGCTGATCGCGGTCACCGACAACGTCAACCAGGCCAAGGGCGACCAGGACCCCTCCACCTGGCAGCCCTCGAGAACCACTTACCGATGCACCTACGCCAAGATGTGGGTCCACGTGAAGTACCACTGGGGGCTCAAAGTGCAGTCCTCGGAGAAGTCGGCCCTGCAAAGCATGATCAACACCTGCTGA
- a CDS encoding cytochrome P450, with amino-acid sequence MMVGGVAPGIDQESELALLDLLGTAFVTDPFPTLGTLRDSTPVHHDPGTGLWLISRYADVRRVLLEPESYLPDNAQKAISRLSIPALRTLAEDGFALPPALANNGGPSHTGLRRLVTRFFAPHRVAAAVPLIEQCARELLSEAQAHVTAHSVYDLSAGYARQLPCRVMMRVLGIEDVEPRLLVSWSDAALELFYGRPRLERQVHLAEQVGAFYRWLMAQADDASVGGLFGALREHRLPDGDVLDRRTAVAACFFVLIAGQSTTGQLISTVLRRAAADPDIWSRVATEDGFSERWVEEVIRREPPVTTWRRVAARDVELSGVRIPAGDELLLMLMGTGSDPEVFADPAELCPHRPNGRQHLSFGLGRHLCPGAHMARTEAAVALRMAASLLPDVELAEVESPPMLGLLSFRAPERVTVRRRRPGR; translated from the coding sequence ATGATGGTCGGCGGTGTTGCCCCAGGCATCGACCAGGAGAGCGAGCTCGCGCTCCTGGATCTCCTCGGGACGGCCTTCGTCACCGACCCGTTTCCCACCCTGGGGACTCTGCGGGACTCCACACCGGTTCACCACGACCCCGGCACCGGCCTGTGGCTGATCAGCCGGTACGCCGATGTGCGTCGAGTGCTGCTGGAACCGGAATCCTACCTTCCGGACAACGCTCAGAAGGCGATCTCACGTCTGTCGATACCGGCCCTGCGCACTCTCGCCGAGGACGGGTTCGCACTGCCGCCGGCCCTCGCCAACAACGGCGGCCCCAGCCACACGGGGCTTCGACGGCTGGTGACGCGGTTCTTCGCCCCACACCGGGTAGCCGCCGCGGTACCCCTGATCGAGCAGTGTGCTCGGGAGCTGCTGTCCGAGGCACAAGCCCATGTCACGGCGCACTCCGTGTACGACCTCTCCGCCGGGTACGCACGGCAGCTGCCCTGCAGGGTGATGATGCGGGTGCTCGGAATCGAGGACGTCGAGCCGCGACTGCTGGTGTCCTGGAGCGACGCGGCGCTGGAACTGTTCTACGGCCGACCCCGGCTGGAGCGCCAGGTCCACCTGGCCGAGCAGGTGGGAGCCTTCTACCGGTGGCTGATGGCACAGGCCGACGATGCCTCCGTGGGCGGTCTGTTCGGCGCACTGCGCGAGCATCGCCTGCCGGACGGCGATGTGCTCGATCGGAGGACCGCCGTGGCCGCGTGCTTCTTCGTCCTGATCGCCGGCCAGTCCACGACCGGTCAGTTGATCTCCACCGTGCTGCGCAGAGCGGCAGCGGACCCGGACATCTGGTCGCGGGTGGCCACGGAAGACGGTTTCAGCGAACGGTGGGTGGAGGAAGTCATACGCCGCGAGCCACCGGTCACGACCTGGCGGAGAGTGGCCGCACGGGACGTGGAACTGTCGGGGGTACGGATTCCCGCTGGGGACGAGCTCCTCTTGATGCTCATGGGAACGGGTTCCGACCCCGAGGTCTTCGCCGACCCCGCAGAGCTCTGTCCGCACCGGCCCAACGGCCGACAGCATTTGTCGTTCGGCCTCGGCCGCCATCTCTGCCCGGGGGCGCACATGGCTCGTACCGAAGCAGCCGTGGCGCTGCGCATGGCCGCGTCCCTGCTTCCGGACGTGGAGCTCGCGGAGGTGGAGTCACCCCCGATGCTGGGCCTGCTGTCGTTCCGGGCACCGGAGCGGGTGACGGTACGGCGTCGACGTCCAGGAAGATGA
- a CDS encoding class I SAM-dependent methyltransferase produces MTSSELWTRATADRYDAEETEMSSAAVLGPTLAFLAELAGDGRALEFAIGTGRVGVPLRERGVPVVGIELSEHMAAVLRRKIDEDTLPVVIGDMATTVVPGEFTLVYLVYNTITNLLTQDEQVECFRNAARHLEPGGRFVIELGVPPVRFLPPGQVAVPFDVSEQHLGFDTFDLVEQILVSHHFTRDGDDGRYRRGNSRHRYAWPTELDLMARIAGLELERRVADWGGGPFTQDSAKHISVWRKPT; encoded by the coding sequence GTGACAAGCAGTGAGTTGTGGACCCGTGCGACCGCCGACCGGTACGACGCCGAGGAGACCGAGATGTCCTCGGCCGCCGTTCTCGGACCGACTCTCGCCTTCCTCGCCGAGCTCGCCGGAGACGGCCGGGCACTGGAGTTCGCCATCGGGACCGGACGAGTGGGCGTCCCGCTCCGGGAACGCGGCGTGCCGGTAGTCGGCATCGAACTGTCCGAGCACATGGCAGCGGTACTGCGGCGCAAGATCGACGAGGACACGCTCCCGGTAGTCATCGGGGACATGGCCACCACCGTCGTCCCCGGAGAGTTCACCCTGGTCTATCTCGTCTACAACACCATCACGAACCTGCTCACGCAGGACGAGCAGGTCGAGTGCTTCCGCAACGCCGCGCGTCATCTGGAGCCTGGCGGCCGATTTGTCATCGAGCTGGGCGTGCCGCCGGTGCGGTTCCTGCCGCCTGGCCAGGTCGCGGTGCCGTTCGACGTCTCTGAGCAGCATCTTGGCTTCGACACCTTCGACCTGGTCGAGCAGATTCTCGTCTCGCACCACTTCACCCGCGACGGCGACGACGGCCGCTACCGCCGCGGCAACTCCCGGCACCGGTACGCCTGGCCGACGGAGCTCGACCTGATGGCTCGGATCGCAGGGCTCGAGCTGGAACGTCGCGTCGCGGATTGGGGCGGGGGGCCGTTCACCCAGGACTCCGCGAAGCACATCTCCGTGTGGCGCAAGCCAACCTGA
- a CDS encoding Lrp/AsnC family transcriptional regulator, producing MAESAAVQPDDVRVIRALQVAPRASFASISAVLGLTEGAVSRRFRRLRADGVIRVVGVVDPGALGQSRWLVRLRCRPGSVTAIADALAKRDDVSWVALGAAGSEITCAVRSRTREQREDLLGQRLPRTAAVIDINASAMLRQFVGGRGHYWAALHGTLTPQQESMLGSDGTPFMESPVVARDPVRLTPEDEKMLDLLAADGRASLVDLGAAADLTPGRASRRLQALFRLRVVHVDVEIVAAALGYHARANLWLRVHPSAVKSVGRTLAREPEIAFAAAVSGPYNIHAVAHCHDLDELFEFTAERIGSLSGLESMEVSPLLQQIKQAGTLVSGDRLVEPRSARARR from the coding sequence ATGGCTGAATCCGCCGCTGTGCAGCCGGACGATGTGCGTGTCATTCGTGCGCTCCAGGTGGCTCCGCGGGCCTCGTTCGCCTCGATCTCGGCTGTGCTCGGCCTCACCGAAGGCGCCGTCAGCCGCCGTTTTCGTCGGTTGCGCGCCGATGGCGTCATCCGCGTCGTCGGCGTCGTCGATCCGGGGGCGCTGGGACAGAGCAGGTGGCTGGTGCGACTGCGGTGCCGCCCCGGCAGCGTTACGGCGATCGCCGACGCACTGGCGAAGCGCGACGACGTCAGCTGGGTGGCCCTGGGCGCCGCGGGCTCGGAAATCACCTGCGCGGTCCGGTCGCGGACTCGGGAACAGCGCGAGGACCTGCTCGGTCAGCGACTTCCGCGCACCGCAGCCGTCATCGACATCAACGCGTCCGCGATGCTCCGTCAGTTTGTCGGAGGCCGCGGCCACTACTGGGCCGCTCTGCACGGCACGCTGACCCCACAGCAAGAGTCGATGCTCGGGAGCGATGGCACCCCTTTCATGGAATCCCCGGTTGTCGCTCGCGATCCGGTGCGCCTCACCCCCGAGGACGAGAAGATGCTCGACCTTCTCGCGGCGGACGGTCGCGCCAGCCTTGTCGATCTCGGCGCAGCGGCGGACCTCACGCCTGGGCGCGCATCACGCCGTCTTCAAGCGTTGTTCCGGCTCCGGGTCGTCCACGTAGATGTCGAGATCGTCGCAGCAGCACTCGGCTATCACGCTCGGGCGAACCTTTGGCTCCGCGTGCACCCGTCGGCAGTCAAGAGCGTCGGACGCACACTCGCGCGGGAACCCGAAATAGCCTTCGCCGCGGCCGTCTCCGGCCCCTACAACATTCATGCCGTGGCGCACTGCCACGATCTCGATGAACTGTTCGAATTCACTGCGGAGCGCATCGGGTCTCTGTCCGGACTCGAGAGCATGGAGGTCTCTCCTCTGCTCCAGCAGATCAAGCAGGCCGGCACACTCGTGTCCGGCGACCGCCTCGTCGAGCCGCGAAGCGCTCGAGCGCGACGCTGA
- a CDS encoding SDR family NAD(P)-dependent oxidoreductase codes for MSSTDADRHTPTALIVGASRGLGYAMAAEFLDRGWNVIGTVRDATARTLLHDLADRSDGRVSVEHLDINEPPQLAPLHERLAQRRLDVLFVNAGTTNNEQTPIGAVPTDDFVEVMVTNALSPMRVIGTLEGLVSPTGLIGVMSSGQGSITNNTTGLREVYRGSKAALNMFMRSFSARQSETQRAFALMAPGWVRTALGGPDAPLTIDESVPRVMDVLLSRLGKPGLEYLDRFGQTVPW; via the coding sequence GTGTCATCGACTGACGCGGACCGGCACACGCCGACCGCTCTCATTGTTGGGGCATCCCGCGGTCTCGGGTACGCGATGGCCGCCGAATTTCTCGACCGAGGATGGAACGTCATCGGCACGGTCCGAGACGCAACTGCTCGAACCCTCTTGCACGATCTCGCGGACCGCTCCGACGGGCGCGTCTCCGTCGAGCATCTCGACATCAACGAGCCCCCACAGTTGGCGCCCCTGCACGAGCGTCTCGCGCAACGACGACTCGACGTGCTCTTCGTCAACGCAGGGACCACGAACAACGAGCAGACGCCGATCGGTGCGGTTCCGACGGACGACTTCGTGGAGGTGATGGTCACTAACGCGCTCAGCCCCATGCGCGTCATCGGAACACTCGAAGGCCTCGTGTCTCCGACTGGACTCATCGGGGTGATGTCCTCCGGACAAGGCAGCATCACGAACAATACGACCGGATTGCGCGAGGTCTACCGGGGTAGCAAAGCGGCCTTGAACATGTTCATGCGCAGCTTCTCGGCCCGGCAGTCCGAAACGCAGCGCGCATTCGCACTCATGGCGCCCGGCTGGGTCCGCACGGCCCTGGGGGGGCCGGATGCGCCACTCACCATCGACGAGAGTGTGCCGCGGGTGATGGACGTTCTGCTGTCGAGGCTGGGGAAGCCTGGTCTCGAGTATCTGGATCGTTTCGGTCAGACCGTCCCGTGGTGA
- a CDS encoding amidohydrolase family protein: MRSATDGPEDINVKIIAIEEHWNSVDIRDALERLQHDARDESIAFNTTGDNQARLEDIGQGRIEAMDAAGIDVSILSVVTPATQALPAREAIALAREANDEAAEAVGAHPARFRAFATLPTSDPQAAAAELERCATRLGHVGAMIHGRTGTRTLDDPAYDDLFATAARLHQPIFIHPQIPSNELRDVAYRGLDPLTDLGLATFGWGWHVEAGLSALRLILRGTFDRHPDLQLVLGHWGEMLLFWMDRADGLSAMAKHLERRVSDYITTNIHITSSGMLQERLLRHALDFTGADRVLFSTDYPFHRPGAAAVERFFDAIPGPSDRSKIASGNAEALFRLDWPDAPGR, encoded by the coding sequence ATGCGGTCCGCCACTGACGGCCCGGAGGACATCAACGTGAAGATCATCGCGATCGAAGAGCACTGGAACAGCGTCGATATCCGCGACGCGCTCGAGCGCCTTCAGCACGATGCCCGGGACGAAAGCATCGCCTTCAACACCACAGGCGACAACCAGGCCCGGCTCGAGGACATCGGCCAGGGACGCATCGAGGCGATGGACGCCGCCGGGATCGACGTCTCGATCCTGTCGGTCGTCACGCCCGCCACCCAGGCACTCCCCGCCCGGGAGGCCATCGCGCTGGCCCGGGAGGCGAACGACGAGGCCGCCGAGGCCGTCGGCGCGCATCCGGCCCGCTTCCGCGCGTTCGCGACCCTGCCGACCAGCGATCCGCAGGCCGCGGCCGCAGAACTCGAACGGTGCGCCACCCGGCTGGGTCACGTCGGCGCGATGATCCACGGCCGGACGGGCACCCGTACGCTGGATGATCCCGCCTACGACGACCTGTTCGCCACCGCGGCCCGCTTGCACCAGCCCATTTTCATCCACCCGCAGATCCCGTCGAACGAGCTGCGCGATGTCGCGTACCGAGGCCTGGATCCACTGACCGACCTCGGTCTGGCGACCTTCGGCTGGGGCTGGCACGTGGAGGCGGGCCTGTCCGCGCTGCGGCTGATCCTGCGTGGCACGTTCGACCGCCACCCCGACCTTCAGCTCGTCCTCGGACACTGGGGCGAGATGCTGTTGTTCTGGATGGATCGGGCCGACGGCCTCTCCGCGATGGCGAAGCACCTCGAACGCCGGGTGTCGGACTACATCACGACCAACATCCACATCACCAGCAGCGGGATGCTCCAGGAGCGACTGCTGCGCCACGCTCTCGACTTCACCGGTGCCGACCGGGTGCTGTTCTCCACCGACTACCCCTTCCACCGGCCCGGCGCGGCGGCGGTCGAGCGGTTCTTCGACGCCATCCCCGGGCCCTCGGACCGATCCAAGATCGCTTCCGGCAACGCGGAGGCACTGTTCCGGCTGGACTGGCCTGACGCTCCCGGTCGCTGA